In Candidatus Krumholzibacteriia bacterium, one genomic interval encodes:
- a CDS encoding SET domain-containing protein-lysine N-methyltransferase, with amino-acid sequence MASKIIVAQPTGFVSPRLEGKLIAGKGGRGVFARERVRAGELLVVWGGEVVDGDTLRSMSVDRFRLALQVEEGLYLLTTHEGPADWVNHSCAPNAGMQGQVVLVAMRDIRAGEEITFDYAMSDGSTYDEFECRCGARTCRGRMNGSDWSLPELQERYAGYFSPYLQRRIDAARANGGKASARRLAAERRVGVVTRRS; translated from the coding sequence ATGGCCAGTAAAATCATCGTGGCGCAGCCCACCGGGTTTGTTTCTCCGCGTCTGGAGGGGAAGCTGATTGCGGGCAAGGGTGGTCGGGGCGTGTTTGCGCGCGAACGGGTGCGCGCGGGGGAACTCCTGGTGGTGTGGGGTGGCGAAGTGGTCGACGGTGACACGCTGCGCTCGATGTCGGTGGATCGATTCCGGCTCGCGCTGCAGGTGGAGGAGGGGCTCTACCTTCTCACCACCCACGAAGGCCCGGCGGACTGGGTCAACCACTCGTGCGCGCCCAACGCCGGAATGCAGGGCCAGGTGGTGCTGGTTGCGATGCGGGACATCCGCGCGGGCGAAGAGATCACCTTCGACTATGCCATGAGCGACGGGTCCACCTACGACGAGTTCGAGTGCCGTTGCGGCGCCAGGACCTGCCGCGGCCGCATGAACGGCTCGGACTGGAGTCTTCCCGAACTGCAGGAACGCTACGCGGGCTACTTCTCACCCTACCTGCAGCGGCGCATCGACGCCGCCCGCGCCAACGGGGGCAAGGCGTCGGCGCGCAGGCTCGCGGCGGAACGGCGGGTCGGGGTCGTCACGCGCCGCAGCTAG
- a CDS encoding class I fructose-bisphosphate aldolase — protein MPKTLQTDTSGAVDQILDHYRSENPGVRANIYRLLTTGRLAGTGKLVILPVDQGFEHGPARSFAVNPAGYDPAYHAQLAVDAGCNAYAAPYGFISQVAHEYAGRIPLILKINNHDVLFDENDPAPAQTASVRDALRLGCAAIGFTIYPGSAHWKAMYENLRVLAEEARNNGLAVVVWSYPRGSGLSKDGETGIDVVAYAAQIAAQLGAHVIKVKLPSDHLEQDAAKKVYLAEKVAIGTLADRVKHVMQASFAGKRIVVFSGGGKKGEGAVFDEARAIRDGGGNGSIIGRNSFQRPKAEAVKFLHTIMDIYAGKID, from the coding sequence ATGCCGAAGACTCTTCAGACCGACACGTCAGGCGCGGTCGATCAGATCCTCGATCACTACCGCTCCGAGAACCCCGGCGTCCGGGCGAACATCTACCGCCTGTTGACCACCGGAAGGCTCGCGGGAACGGGCAAACTCGTCATTCTGCCGGTTGATCAGGGCTTCGAGCACGGTCCGGCGCGAAGCTTTGCGGTGAACCCCGCGGGCTACGATCCCGCCTACCACGCGCAGCTCGCGGTCGACGCCGGTTGCAATGCCTACGCGGCGCCCTATGGCTTCATCAGCCAGGTCGCGCACGAGTACGCCGGCAGGATTCCACTCATTTTGAAGATCAACAACCACGACGTCCTGTTCGACGAAAACGATCCGGCACCGGCCCAGACGGCGAGTGTTCGCGATGCGCTGCGCCTGGGTTGCGCTGCCATCGGCTTTACCATCTATCCCGGTTCGGCCCACTGGAAGGCCATGTACGAGAACCTGCGCGTGCTGGCCGAGGAAGCGCGGAACAACGGGCTCGCCGTGGTGGTGTGGTCGTACCCGCGCGGCTCGGGGCTGTCCAAGGATGGCGAAACCGGGATCGACGTGGTTGCCTATGCGGCCCAGATCGCGGCCCAGCTGGGCGCACACGTCATCAAGGTGAAGCTGCCCAGCGACCACCTGGAGCAGGATGCGGCCAAGAAGGTGTACCTGGCCGAGAAGGTTGCCATTGGAACGCTGGCCGATCGCGTGAAGCACGTCATGCAGGCGTCGTTTGCGGGCAAGCGTATTGTGGTGTTCTCGGGCGGCGGCAAGAAGGGCGAGGGTGCCGTGTTCGACGAGGCGCGCGCCATCCGCGATGGCGGGGGCAACGGCTCCATCATCGGACGCAACTCATTCCAGCGCCCGAAGGCGGAGGCCGTGAAGTTCCTGCACACCATCATGGACATCTACGCCGGCAAGATCGACTGA
- a CDS encoding AI-2E family transporter — MSVAEIYRRNFLSLLLTVVSVAFIIMLRRFLVPLVLAAIFAALVNPMYKWLERAFRGRRALASITTILIVFLLVVVPLTFFAGVLVSEAVQVSNSAVPWIQKQLHSPDEFMQKLHALPFAERLVPYQSQILQRLAEAVRTIGSFMVDRLSDATRGTIVFFFNVAILLYAMFFFLMDGRSYLDGITRSLPLSPRESARIVDQFVSVTRAALTSTVVIGVIQGTLGGIALGIMGVPGAVFWGTLMAVLSMIPGLGTAIVWVPVCIYLFATGRPGVSIGLAVYFALVVGSVDNLLRPRLVGKGTQMPDLLVLLSTLGGLMMFGAVGFILGPVLAALFVTTWNIFNAFVQESRESA; from the coding sequence ATGTCCGTCGCCGAAATCTATCGACGAAACTTCCTGTCGCTCCTGCTCACGGTCGTGAGCGTTGCGTTCATCATCATGTTGCGGCGTTTCCTGGTGCCGCTGGTGCTCGCGGCCATTTTCGCCGCGCTGGTGAACCCCATGTACAAGTGGCTGGAGCGGGCATTTCGCGGGCGCAGGGCGCTCGCCTCCATCACCACCATCCTGATCGTGTTCCTGCTGGTGGTGGTGCCACTCACCTTCTTTGCCGGCGTCCTGGTGTCCGAGGCCGTGCAGGTGAGCAACAGTGCGGTGCCGTGGATCCAGAAGCAGCTTCACAGCCCGGACGAGTTCATGCAGAAGCTGCACGCGCTGCCCTTTGCGGAGAGGCTCGTGCCGTACCAGAGCCAGATACTGCAGCGTCTCGCGGAGGCCGTGCGGACCATCGGTTCCTTCATGGTGGACCGACTCTCGGACGCAACCCGGGGGACGATTGTCTTCTTCTTCAACGTGGCGATCCTCCTCTACGCGATGTTCTTCTTTCTCATGGATGGCCGGAGCTATCTGGACGGCATCACGAGATCGCTGCCACTTTCGCCCCGCGAAAGCGCGCGTATCGTGGATCAGTTCGTTTCGGTGACGCGCGCCGCGCTTACCAGCACGGTGGTCATCGGGGTCATCCAGGGCACGTTGGGGGGAATTGCACTGGGCATCATGGGGGTTCCCGGGGCCGTGTTCTGGGGTACCCTGATGGCGGTACTCTCCATGATCCCCGGGCTGGGAACCGCCATCGTGTGGGTGCCGGTGTGCATCTACCTGTTTGCCACCGGGCGCCCCGGTGTGAGCATCGGGCTGGCGGTCTATTTTGCGCTGGTGGTGGGGTCGGTGGACAACCTGCTGCGGCCGCGCCTGGTGGGCAAGGGAACCCAGATGCCCGACCTGCTCGTACTACTGTCAACGCTGGGTGGTCTCATGATGTTCGGGGCGGTGGGTTTCATCCTGGGCCCGGTGCTGGCCGCCCTGTTCGTTACCACATGGAACATCTTCAACGCATTCGTCCAGGAGTCCAGGGAGAGCGCGTGA